One window of Oscillibacter hominis genomic DNA carries:
- the ade gene encoding adenine deaminase, whose product MSESYAGKINRKLVKKQRIIDAAAGREPADLVLKNATYVNVFSNELCTADIAVTEGLIVGMGDYSGKREVDVTGKIVCPGFLDAHIHLESSLVSPGEFVRAVLPHGTTTVITDPHEIANVMGTDGIEYMLQATEGLPVDVRFMLPSCVPATPLDESGAILDYRAIDSFYDHPRVQGLAEMMNFVGVINGDEQPVEKIVAAQAHHKKIDGHAPDLQGNDLNAYIAAGVYSDHECHDLSDAIAKLERGQFIMIREGTAARNLEALVPLLCDKYSERCMFCTDDKHPSDLLEKGHIDYIVKRAISLGVDPITAIKVACHNAARYFLLNNRGAIAPGYLGDFVVIDSFECFHIEQVYKKGELMFSEGHLKGFPIPSIDPYLEKRAADTFHVSHLSAEDFAEKRPRGILGMVAGEITTVDAGYSDRIDVEYDILKIAVVERHKNTRHIGIGYLQGYGLKRGAVATSVSHDSHNIIVVGTDEQQMADAVNRIVEIGGGITVMEDGSVLGEVRLDIAGIMSSGTLVSVNASLEDAKEKAFSLGVSHDIDPFMTLSFMALPVIPTLRLTTRGVFDVLQQNYV is encoded by the coding sequence ATGTCGGAGAGCTACGCAGGGAAAATCAACCGCAAACTGGTAAAAAAGCAGCGGATCATCGACGCGGCGGCGGGCCGGGAGCCGGCGGACCTGGTACTGAAAAACGCCACCTATGTGAACGTCTTTTCCAACGAGCTGTGCACCGCTGACATTGCCGTCACCGAGGGGCTGATCGTGGGCATGGGCGACTACTCCGGCAAGCGGGAGGTGGACGTCACCGGCAAGATCGTCTGCCCGGGGTTCCTGGACGCCCACATCCATCTTGAGAGCTCCCTGGTCTCCCCCGGCGAATTCGTCCGGGCGGTGCTGCCCCACGGCACCACCACCGTCATCACCGATCCCCATGAGATTGCCAACGTCATGGGGACGGACGGCATTGAGTACATGCTTCAGGCCACGGAAGGGCTGCCGGTGGACGTGCGGTTCATGCTGCCCTCCTGCGTGCCGGCCACGCCGCTGGATGAGTCCGGCGCCATTTTGGACTACCGGGCCATCGACTCCTTCTACGACCACCCCAGGGTCCAGGGCCTCGCAGAGATGATGAACTTTGTGGGCGTCATCAACGGCGACGAGCAGCCGGTGGAAAAAATCGTGGCCGCCCAGGCCCATCACAAGAAGATCGACGGCCACGCCCCGGACCTTCAGGGCAACGACCTAAACGCCTATATCGCCGCCGGCGTCTATTCCGACCATGAGTGCCACGACCTCTCAGACGCCATCGCAAAGCTGGAGCGGGGCCAGTTCATCATGATCCGGGAGGGCACCGCCGCCCGGAACCTGGAGGCCCTGGTCCCCCTGCTGTGCGACAAGTACTCCGAGCGGTGCATGTTCTGCACCGATGACAAGCACCCAAGCGACCTGCTGGAAAAGGGCCACATCGACTATATCGTCAAGCGGGCCATCTCCCTCGGCGTGGATCCCATCACCGCTATCAAGGTGGCCTGTCACAACGCCGCCCGGTATTTCCTGCTCAACAACCGGGGCGCCATTGCGCCGGGCTACTTAGGAGACTTTGTGGTCATCGACAGCTTTGAATGCTTCCACATTGAACAGGTCTACAAAAAGGGTGAGCTGATGTTCAGCGAGGGGCATTTGAAGGGCTTCCCCATCCCCTCCATCGATCCCTATCTGGAAAAGCGGGCCGCGGACACCTTCCACGTGTCCCACCTCAGCGCGGAGGACTTTGCGGAAAAGCGGCCCAGAGGCATTCTGGGCATGGTGGCGGGCGAGATCACCACGGTGGACGCCGGGTACTCCGACCGCATCGATGTGGAGTACGACATTTTGAAGATCGCTGTGGTGGAGCGCCACAAGAACACCCGTCACATCGGCATCGGCTATCTCCAGGGTTATGGGCTCAAGCGCGGTGCGGTGGCCACCAGCGTCTCCCACGATTCCCACAACATCATTGTGGTGGGCACCGACGAGCAGCAGATGGCCGACGCGGTGAACCGGATCGTGGAGATCGGAGGAGGCATCACGGTCATGGAGGACGGATCCGTCTTGGGCGAGGTGCGCCTGGACATCGCCGGCATCATGAGCAGCGGCACGCTGGTATCCGTCAACGCCTCTTTGGAGGACGCCAAGGAAAAGGCCTTCTCCTTAGGTGTCTCCCACGACATCGACCCCTTTATGACGCTGAGCTTTATGGCCCTGCCAGTCATTCCCACCCTGCGCCTAACCACCCGGGGCGTCTTCGACGTGCTGCAGCAAAATTACGTGTAA
- a CDS encoding cell wall hydrolase: MMRTFLCGFAAAVLLTGTASAMERVDVQVDESSVSGYFSQGTTYVSLREALDALGGWEVSWDGASRSAVASSGGSRLSAPVGSGTVTLNGERYVSAAKTFLTQGRTYVPARLLAAACGTSAVWSGGGAVLKSQDFSEYTDEDLYWLSRIISAESQGEPLEGQIAVGNVVLNRVASDQFPNTIRAVVFDTNNGVQFEPLSNGTLYNAPTAQSVAAAKLVLSGSSTAGGSLYFFAPALSQGTWIRQNRTYLKTIGCHQFYL; the protein is encoded by the coding sequence ATGATGCGAACATTCTTGTGCGGCTTTGCGGCCGCGGTCCTGCTCACCGGCACCGCCAGTGCCATGGAGCGGGTGGACGTCCAAGTGGATGAAAGCAGCGTCAGCGGCTACTTCAGCCAAGGGACCACCTATGTCTCTCTCCGCGAGGCGCTGGACGCCTTGGGCGGCTGGGAGGTCTCCTGGGACGGCGCCTCCCGCTCCGCCGTCGCCTCCTCCGGGGGCTCAAGGCTGTCGGCCCCTGTTGGCAGCGGCACCGTCACCCTGAACGGCGAGCGCTATGTGAGCGCGGCCAAGACCTTCCTGACCCAGGGCCGTACATACGTCCCCGCCCGGCTTCTGGCCGCAGCCTGCGGCACCTCCGCAGTCTGGTCCGGCGGCGGTGCCGTGCTGAAGTCCCAGGACTTCTCCGAATACACGGATGAGGACCTCTACTGGCTCAGCCGGATCATCAGCGCCGAGAGCCAGGGCGAGCCCCTGGAGGGCCAGATCGCCGTGGGCAATGTCGTGCTCAACCGGGTGGCCTCCGACCAGTTCCCCAATACCATCCGCGCCGTGGTGTTCGACACCAACAACGGCGTTCAGTTCGAGCCCCTTTCCAACGGCACGCTGTACAACGCCCCCACCGCCCAGTCCGTGGCCGCGGCCAAGCTGGTGCTCAGCGGCAGCTCCACCGCGGGCGGCAGCCTCTACTTCTTCGCCCCCGCCCTCTCCCAGGGCACCTGGATCCGCCAGAACCGCACCTATCTGAAGACCATCGGCTGCCACCAGTTCTACCTGTAG
- a CDS encoding flavin reductase yields MNPKAYAKMNYGLYLISAAAEGKRQGCIVSSFAQVTSSNPAKFTVTLNRDHETCKAVEKAGSFCVTLISENCPTELVEHFGYKSGRVGDKFEGYAVEADAAGNPYLSEHMVSRVSCRVTGKLEIGNYVLFVGEATEAELLKGGKVMTLDDYNNGGKPTPPSATVYRTVEINGYRCTVCGYVYEGESLPADFVCPICHAPAEKFVKIEK; encoded by the coding sequence ATGAATCCTAAGGCATATGCAAAGATGAACTACGGGCTCTATCTCATCTCCGCCGCTGCGGAGGGCAAGCGCCAGGGCTGCATTGTCAGCTCCTTTGCCCAGGTGACCTCTTCCAATCCGGCCAAATTCACCGTGACGCTGAACCGGGACCACGAGACCTGCAAGGCGGTGGAGAAAGCGGGCAGCTTCTGTGTGACGCTGATCTCTGAAAACTGTCCCACGGAGTTGGTGGAGCACTTCGGCTACAAGTCCGGCCGGGTGGGAGACAAGTTTGAGGGCTACGCCGTGGAGGCTGACGCCGCGGGCAATCCCTACCTCAGCGAGCACATGGTCTCCCGGGTCAGCTGCCGGGTCACAGGGAAGTTGGAGATCGGGAATTACGTGCTGTTTGTGGGTGAGGCCACGGAGGCGGAGCTCCTAAAAGGCGGCAAGGTAATGACCTTAGACGACTACAACAACGGGGGAAAACCCACCCCGCCCTCTGCCACGGTCTACCGCACAGTGGAGATCAACGGCTATCGCTGCACCGTCTGCGGCTACGTATACGAGGGTGAGAGCCTGCCGGCGGATTTCGTCTGCCCCATCTGCCACGCACCTGCGGAGAAGTTTGTAAAAATCGAAAAGTAA
- a CDS encoding phosphoribosyltransferase family protein: MQYYPMHVAGLDRKLPICKITDELYIGAFIIFGDAELTVACARELLKLVEEGSYDYMLTAEAKSIPLIHEMARQSGARKYFIARKGPKAYMPDPIHVEDCSITTSGTQKLFLGRDDAELIQGKRILLVDDVISTGGSLHAMEALVELSGGTVAGRIAVLAEGDTQNRDDIKFLAPLPVFNADGTVKA, translated from the coding sequence ATGCAGTATTATCCCATGCATGTAGCGGGCCTTGACCGCAAGCTGCCCATTTGTAAAATTACGGATGAGCTGTACATAGGCGCCTTCATTATCTTTGGCGACGCGGAGCTGACGGTGGCCTGCGCCAGGGAGCTTTTGAAGTTAGTGGAGGAGGGGAGCTATGACTACATGCTCACCGCCGAGGCCAAGAGCATCCCCCTGATCCATGAGATGGCCCGCCAATCCGGTGCCCGGAAATATTTTATTGCCCGCAAAGGCCCCAAAGCCTACATGCCCGATCCCATCCATGTGGAGGACTGCTCCATTACCACTTCCGGTACCCAGAAGCTGTTCCTGGGCCGGGACGACGCGGAGCTGATCCAAGGCAAGCGGATCCTCCTGGTGGACGACGTGATCTCCACCGGTGGCTCCCTCCATGCCATGGAGGCTCTGGTGGAGCTTTCCGGAGGCACGGTTGCCGGCCGCATTGCCGTATTGGCGGAGGGCGACACCCAGAACCGCGATGACATCAAATTTCTGGCGCCGCTGCCGGTCTTCAACGCCGACGGCACCGTCAAAGCCTGA
- a CDS encoding TIGR04255 family protein has protein sequence MLFSDRESCRYARSPLREVICQLRFPAILSIGNVEPADFQESIREDFPLYAAKQETPAPRVVGVGSPTPKLETPPTVVNYNFVSADSLWKINLTRNFIALSTLRYTSWREFAAKLDKPLAEFIRIYRPAFFERIGLRYVNIVSRSALGLEGTPWSDLFERAYLGALEEPDVAERMVSKCAVELELNLDSSCRAKIHAGPGMVKNSKPGAPEDQETKFILDMDLSMGGKVTANLAAGGMETLHGHATRLFEGAVTDTLRQAMGPLD, from the coding sequence ATGCTGTTTTCTGACCGTGAAAGCTGCCGGTATGCCCGCTCTCCCCTGCGCGAGGTGATCTGTCAGCTCCGTTTTCCCGCGATCCTCTCCATCGGCAACGTGGAGCCCGCGGATTTTCAGGAGTCCATCCGGGAGGACTTCCCCCTTTATGCCGCCAAGCAGGAGACGCCGGCGCCCAGGGTAGTGGGCGTTGGGTCGCCGACGCCCAAGCTGGAGACGCCGCCCACGGTGGTCAACTACAACTTTGTCTCCGCGGACAGCCTCTGGAAGATCAACCTGACCCGGAACTTCATCGCCCTGTCCACCCTGCGCTACACCTCCTGGCGGGAGTTTGCCGCCAAGTTGGACAAACCCCTGGCCGAGTTCATCCGCATCTACCGCCCCGCCTTTTTTGAGCGGATCGGTCTCAGGTACGTAAACATCGTCTCCCGCAGCGCCCTGGGGTTGGAGGGCACCCCCTGGTCCGACCTCTTTGAGCGCGCCTACCTGGGCGCATTGGAGGAGCCGGATGTGGCCGAGCGTATGGTCTCCAAGTGCGCGGTGGAGCTGGAGCTGAATTTGGACAGCAGCTGCCGGGCCAAAATTCACGCAGGCCCCGGCATGGTGAAAAACAGTAAACCCGGCGCGCCGGAGGACCAGGAGACCAAGTTCATCCTGGACATGGACTTATCCATGGGCGGCAAGGTGACGGCCAATCTGGCGGCCGGAGGCATGGAGACGCTCCACGGCCACGCCACCCGGCTTTTTGAGGGCGCGGTGACCGACACGCTGCGCCAGGCCATGGGGCCGCTTGATTAA